Proteins from a single region of Electrophorus electricus isolate fEleEle1 chromosome 5, fEleEle1.pri, whole genome shotgun sequence:
- the pign gene encoding GPI ethanolamine phosphate transferase 1, which produces MNMITFFIAGLLVHVVFFISIFDIYFTSPLVHGMKPQHLPLPPPAKRLVLFVADGLRADSLFKPEINGTVRAQYLRSVIEERGAWGISHTRVPTESRPGHVALIAGFYEDVSAVAKGWKENPVEFDSVFNESRHAWCWGSPDILPMFAKGASGSHVHTYTYPATMEDFASTDASKLDTWVFHEVKGFFNSAKENQTLLSILHEEQTVFFLHLLGIDTNGHAHRPMSKEYLDNIGLVDDGVAEMVSVFEEFYGNDGKTAYVFTSDHGMTDWGSHGASHLSETLTPLVVWGAGVQIAQRTFTSQTYDDNYLEEWGLETYRRIDVNQADIAPLISTLIGVPIPLNSVGVLPLQYLDNSQHFKAESMHANAIQILEQFKVKMKQKEETTLSFLFTPYQFLTDSKQAEFVRHARELIQIGRFDEAIDGCQALIGLALEGLAYYHTYDRFFLACSVLLGFTGWTAYVILIILKTHAGLRKPPTSRNAVSGSGLGSVFVSVGLLVVLLLLLQASPITYYIYYLLPVVVWFYVLKESWLFTDVIRSVHRLPLSKCLGYLILFAFGVELLVAGFFFRAVLTLGLMALALWPFISGLYRRAKSRTVSWVLSCLCLSVFPLLPAVGREPNTNYVWCAGALTVFLSLCYLWSSHRCLHGRDRHLFVGQVLQVALCTYVLASTHSSLQQKRGLPLFNQLVSWATLASSFVLPLLSSTRLFHRLLSILMALVGVYLLLSTGYEALFPLALSWLMFGWINMEQETMSTQGMSNRTELSSFDFTETIDLTRIRQLRLDDIRRSYFFVFFIIIAFFGTGNIASINSFDPASVYCFLTVFNPFIMGGLLMWKVLIPFVIVMCAFESIQVSTRLSSRSLFLIVLVISDLMALHFFCLVKDYGSWLDIGTSISHYVIVMSMTIFLMLLSIMTHILTSRRIVIGRKMKMHFT; this is translated from the exons ATGAATATGATCACATTCTTCATAGCTGGACTTCTGGTCCATGTGGTCTTCTTCATCTCCATATTCGACATCTACTTCACGTCGCCCTTGGTTCATGGCATGAAGCCACAGCATCTTCccctgccccctccagccaAGCGCCTTGTGCTGTTCGTGGCAGATGGCCTGAGAGCCGACAGCCTCTTCAAGCCTGAAATTAACGGGACTGTCCGGGCACAATACTTAAG GAGTGTCATTGAGGAGAGGGGTGCGTGGGggatctctcacacacgtgtgcCCACAGAGTCCCGCCCGGGTCACGTGGCTCTCATAGCTGGCTTTTACGAGGATGTTAGCGCCGTGGCCAAAG GCTGGAAGGAAAACCCAGTGGAGTTTGACTCGGTGTTTAATGAAAGCAGACACGCCTGGTGCTGGGGAAGCCCGGATATTCTGCCCATGTTTGCTAAAG GGGCCAGTGGAagccatgtacacacatacacctacccTGCCACCATGGAGGATTTTGCCTCCACTGACGCCTCCAAGCTGGACACGTGGGTCTTCCATGAAGTGAAG GGCTTCTTTAACTCTGCAAAAGAGAATCAAACTCTCCTGTCTATATTACACGAAGAACAGactgtgttttttcttcatcttttggGTATAGATACCAACGGACATGCCCACCGGCCCATGTCTAA GGAGTATCTAGATAACATTGGTTTGGTTGATGATGGAGTGGCTGAAATGGTCTCTGTATTTGAGGAATTCTATGGGAATGATGGAAAAACAGCATATGTTTTCACATCCGATCATGGCATGACAGACTGGG gatcgCATGGAGCCAGCCATCTCTCAGAGACCCTCACTCCTCTAGTTGTGTGGGGGGCTGGGGTCCAGATTGCACAGAGGACCTTCACCTCACAAACCTATGATGATAACTACCTGGAAG AATGGGGCCTGGAGACATACAGAAGGATCGACGTTAACCAG GCAGACATAGCACCTCTTATTTCGACTCTTATTGGAGTACCCATTCCACTCAACTCTGTG GGTGTCCTGCCACTGCAGTACCTCGACAACAGCCAGCACTTCAAAGCCGAGAGCATGCACGCAAATGCCATTCAAATACTAGAGCAATTCAAG gtgaaaatgaaacagaaagaggagacGACTTTATCTTTTCTCTTCACGCCGTACCA ATTCCTGACTGATTCTAAGCAGGCTGAATTTGTGCGTCACGCAAGAGAGCTGATACAGATTGGGCGTTTTGACGAAGCG ATTGATGGCTGCCAGGCCTTGATAGGCCTGGCCCTGGAGGGCCTGGCCTACTACCACACCTACGACCGCTTCTTCCTGGCCTGCAGCGTGCTCCTGGGCTTTACCGGGTGGACGGCCTACGTCATCCTCATCATCCTGAAGACCCATGCGGGTTTGCGCAAGCCCCCCACCAGTAGAAACGCG GTGTCTGGAAGTGGTCTGGGGAGTGTGTTCGTGTCTGTGGGCCTACTTGTGGTTCtccttctgctgctgcaggCCAGCCCCATCACCTACTACATCTACTATCTGCTGCCCGTGGTTGTGTGGTTCTACGTTCTGAAAGA ATCTTGGCTCTTTACCGATGTTATAAGATCAGTCCACCGCCTTCCGCTGAGCAAGTGCCTTGGATATTTGATACTTTTTGCATTTGGGGTAGAACTACTG GTTGCTGGGTTTTTCTTTCGGGCTGTGCTGACCCTGGGGCTGATGGCACTGGCACTCTGGCCTTTCATCTCAGGCCTTTACAGGAGAGCAAAG TCCAGGACGGTGAGCTGGGTCTTGAGCTGCTTGTGCCTCTCTGTGTTCCCTCTGTTACCTGCTGTTGGAAGAGAGCCCAACACCAACTATGT GTGGTGTGCCGGAgctctcactgtgttcctctCACTTTGCTACCTGTGGTCGTCACACAGGTGTCTGCATGGGAGAGACCGCCACCTGTTCGTCGGCCAG GTGCTTCAGGTAGCGCTGTGCACCTACGTGCTGGCCAGCACCCACTCCAGCCTGCAGCAGAAACGAGGCCTACCACTCTTCAACCAGCTTGTTAGCTGGGCCACGCTGG CGTCGTCTTTTGTTTTGCCTCTGCTGAGCTCCACGCGACTCTTCCACCGGCTCTTAAGCATCCTCATGGCCCTGGTGGGGGTCTACCTTCTCCTCAGCACTgg GTATGAGGCGCTCTTCCCTCTTGCACTGTCATGGCTGATGTTTGGTTGGATCAACATGGAGCAGGAGACCATGAGCACACAGGGCATGTCCAACAGAACTGAG CTCTCCAGCTTTGACTTCACTGAAACGATCGACTTAACCAGAATCAGACAGCTGAGGCTGGATGATATCCGAAGATCATACTTCTTT GTGTTCTTCATAATAATTGCATTCTTTGGCACAGGAAACATTGCCTCCATAAACAG TTTTGACCCAGCATCTGTCTACTGCTTTCTAACAGTCTTCAATCCTTTCATCATGGGTGGACTGTTGATGTGGAAG GTCCTTATTCCCTTTGTGATCGTAATGTGCGCATTTGAAAGCATCCAAGTGTCGACGCGGCTTTCCTCGAGAAG TCTTTTCCTCATCGTGCTTGTCATCTCCGACTTGATGGCGCTG CACTTCTTTTGCTTGGTGAAGGACTATGGAAGCTGGCTTGACATTGGCACTAG CATAAGTCACTACGTCATTGTCATGTCCATGACCATCTTCTTGATGCTTCTGAGTATAATGACACACATCCTGACATCAAGGAGAATTGTAATTGGACGAAAAATGAAGATGCACTTTACATGA
- the LOC113573906 gene encoding probable G-protein coupled receptor 141, with the protein MNTTVHKYTTLVPGTTIPLNVSTATNNYTIPRTMMQPNITTLSPETAHALITIYVVVLVAGSVGLALMIRVLKANLHSWTTIALLNLIFAHLIFLLTVPFRIYYYATGFWYLTMSFCKLVSAMIHIHMYIVFVIYAVILTVHFLQYYKKMEQMVFDRMLHAMAASAGMWSILIIVVPIILKNYGNTKQQAYSCFDFHNELENQFTFVLNVFLSVGMVLVSIVLSYVLAIILHSVVRKHGRAFRAHQEFWAQMKHVSLMLIILICLVPYQLFRLYYLRNAERLKEHNEVFLAFTTLTCFDMLLLFSGKGICQRCGV; encoded by the coding sequence ATGAACACGACTGTCCACAAGTATACCACACTCGTGCCAGGAACCACCATTCCGTTGAATGTGAGCACGGCTACCAACAACTATACCATACCAAGAACCATGATGCAGCCAAACATAACCACGCTCTCACCAGAGACTGCCCATGCCCTAATTACCATCTatgtggtggtgctggtggcaGGCAGCGTGGGCTTGGCACTCATGATCAGAGTCCTGAAAGCCAACCTGCACTCGTGGACCACAATTGCCCTCCTGAACTTGATCTTTGCCCACCTCATCTTCCTGCTCACCGTGCCATTCCGCATCTACTACTACGCGACAGGTTTCTGGTACCTGACCATGTCCTTCTGCAAACTGGTCAGTGCCATGATCCACATTCACATGTACATCGTCTTTGTTATCTACGCCGTCATCCTCACTGTGCATTTCCTGCAATACTACAAGAAAATGGAGCAAATGGTATTTGACCGGATGCTCCATGCCATGGCGGCCAGTGCCGGGATGTGGTCCATCCTGATCATCGTTGTCCCCATCATCTTGAAGAATTATGGCAACACGAAGCAACAGGCTTATAGCTGCTTTGACTTTCATAATGAGCTCGAGAATCAATTCACGTTCGTGCTTAATGTGTTCTTGTCTGTTGGCATGGTCCTTGTGTCAATTGTCCTGAGCTATGTACTCGCAATCATTCTGCACTCGGTGGTCAGGAAGCATGGTCGGGCTTTTCGGGCCCACCAGGAGTTCTGGGCCCAGATGAAGCACGTCAGCCTTATGCTCATCATCCTCATTTGCCTGGTGCCCTATCAACTTTTCCGATTGTACTACCTCAGGAATGCTGAAAGGCTGAAGGAGCATAATGAGGTGTTTCTGGCCTTCACCACTCTTACGTGCTTCGACATGCTGCTCCTGTTCTCCGGGAAGGGAATATGTCAGAGGTGTGGGGTTTGA
- the hnf4g gene encoding hepatocyte nuclear factor 4-gamma isoform X1, whose protein sequence is MKFPSTPLSKSLLDMDVANYCEGLDPSYSTLGFENADVLYGSESMPTESSIGQGDNGMSANCAICGDKATGKHYGASSCDGCKGFFRRSIRKSHVYSCRFNRQCVVDKDKRNQCRFCRLHKCFRAGMKKEAVQNERDRISSRRSMQDSHDLPPITVLAQAESLSQQIAVSSPTGSADVSEKKSASIGDVCESMKQQLLVLVEWAKYIPAFGELPLDDQVGLLRAHAGEHLLLGVAKRSMPYKDILLLGNGCVIHRNCPEVEICRVANRVLDELVSPFQDIQIDDNEYAALKAIVFFDPDAKSLRDPSKIKGMRYQVQVSLEDYINDRQYDSRGRFGELLLLLPTLQSITWQMVEQLQFIKLFGLAKIDNLLQEMLLGGLTTEQPHLNHHGHPQLTQDPVTGQTLVISSLSGPGQPQQIASPDTPIPSPPQGQGQDVYKSPSSPTLLMPAQPVSGRPSPEPPL, encoded by the exons ATGAAGTTTCCCTCGACTCCTCTCTCCAAATCCTTGCTGGACATGGATGTAGCTAATTACTGTGAGGGCCTGGACCCTTCCTACAGCACCCTGGGCTTCGAGAATGCTGACGTGCTTTATGGCAGTG AAAGCATGCCGACGGAGTCAAGCATCGGGCAGGGGGATAACGGCATGAGCGCCAACTGTGCCATCTGTGGGGACAAGGCCACAGGCAAGCACTATGGTGCATCCAGCTGTGATGGCTGCAAAGGCTTTTTTCGCCGAAGCATCAGGAAGAGCCATGTCTACTCCTGCAG GTTCAATCGGCAGTGTGTTGTCGACAAAGACAAGAGGAATCAGTGTCGCTTCTGCAGGCTTCACAAATGCTTCCGAGCAGGAATGAAGAAAGAAG ctGTGCAGAATGAGCGGGATCGTATCAGCTCAAGGAGAAGCATGCAAGACTCACATGACCTTCCACCTATCACTGTACTGGCACAGGCGGAATCACTGTCACAACAG ATCGCCGTCAGCAGTCCAACGGGCTCTGCCGATGTCTCAGAGAAGAAATCAGCTTCCATCGGGGACGTGTGTGAGTCTATGAAGCAACAGCTGCTCGTTCTGGTAGAGTGGGCTAAATACATCCCGGCCTTCGGCGAATTGCCTCTTGACGACCAG GTCGGTTTATTACGTGCGCACGCAGGGGAGCATCTTCTGCTTGGAGTGGCCAAGAGGTCAATGCCATACAAAGACATCCTGCTTCTCG GTAATGGCTGTGTTATTCACCGAAATTGCCCTGAGGTGGAGATCTGCCGAGTGGCTAACCGTGTCCTCGACGAATTAGTCTCACCTTTTCAAGACATCCAAATCGATGACAATGAATACGCAGCTTTGAAAgccattgttttctttgatcccg ATGCCAAAAGCCTGAGGGACCCATCAAAGATAAAGGGCATGAGATACCAGGTGCAGGTGAGCTTGGAGGACTACATTAACGACCGCCAGTATGACTCTCGTGGACGCTTCGgcgagctcctcctcctgctgcccACCCTACAGAGCATCACCTGGCAGATGGTTGAGCAACTGCAGTTCATCAAACTCTTTGGCCTAGCTAAGATTGACAACCTCCTGCAGGAGATGCTCCTAGGAG GTCTGACAACAGAACAGCCTCACTTGAATCACCATGGTCACCCCCAGCTGACCCAGGATCCAGTCACAGGGCAGACCCTGGTcatcagctctctctctggccctgGACAGCCACAACAAATAG CTTCTCCGGACACACCAATTCCATCTCCTCCACAGGGTCAGGGGCAGGACGTCTACAAGTCCCCATCGAGTCCCACACTGTTAATGCCAGCCCAGCCTGTCTCCGGCAGACCCTCTCCTGAGCCTCCTCTCTGA
- the hnf4g gene encoding hepatocyte nuclear factor 4-gamma isoform X2, translating into MLAKNSVMTKTESMPTESSIGQGDNGMSANCAICGDKATGKHYGASSCDGCKGFFRRSIRKSHVYSCRFNRQCVVDKDKRNQCRFCRLHKCFRAGMKKEAVQNERDRISSRRSMQDSHDLPPITVLAQAESLSQQIAVSSPTGSADVSEKKSASIGDVCESMKQQLLVLVEWAKYIPAFGELPLDDQVGLLRAHAGEHLLLGVAKRSMPYKDILLLGNGCVIHRNCPEVEICRVANRVLDELVSPFQDIQIDDNEYAALKAIVFFDPDAKSLRDPSKIKGMRYQVQVSLEDYINDRQYDSRGRFGELLLLLPTLQSITWQMVEQLQFIKLFGLAKIDNLLQEMLLGGLTTEQPHLNHHGHPQLTQDPVTGQTLVISSLSGPGQPQQIASPDTPIPSPPQGQGQDVYKSPSSPTLLMPAQPVSGRPSPEPPL; encoded by the exons ATGCTGGCTAAAAATTCAGTGATGACAAAGACTG AAAGCATGCCGACGGAGTCAAGCATCGGGCAGGGGGATAACGGCATGAGCGCCAACTGTGCCATCTGTGGGGACAAGGCCACAGGCAAGCACTATGGTGCATCCAGCTGTGATGGCTGCAAAGGCTTTTTTCGCCGAAGCATCAGGAAGAGCCATGTCTACTCCTGCAG GTTCAATCGGCAGTGTGTTGTCGACAAAGACAAGAGGAATCAGTGTCGCTTCTGCAGGCTTCACAAATGCTTCCGAGCAGGAATGAAGAAAGAAG ctGTGCAGAATGAGCGGGATCGTATCAGCTCAAGGAGAAGCATGCAAGACTCACATGACCTTCCACCTATCACTGTACTGGCACAGGCGGAATCACTGTCACAACAG ATCGCCGTCAGCAGTCCAACGGGCTCTGCCGATGTCTCAGAGAAGAAATCAGCTTCCATCGGGGACGTGTGTGAGTCTATGAAGCAACAGCTGCTCGTTCTGGTAGAGTGGGCTAAATACATCCCGGCCTTCGGCGAATTGCCTCTTGACGACCAG GTCGGTTTATTACGTGCGCACGCAGGGGAGCATCTTCTGCTTGGAGTGGCCAAGAGGTCAATGCCATACAAAGACATCCTGCTTCTCG GTAATGGCTGTGTTATTCACCGAAATTGCCCTGAGGTGGAGATCTGCCGAGTGGCTAACCGTGTCCTCGACGAATTAGTCTCACCTTTTCAAGACATCCAAATCGATGACAATGAATACGCAGCTTTGAAAgccattgttttctttgatcccg ATGCCAAAAGCCTGAGGGACCCATCAAAGATAAAGGGCATGAGATACCAGGTGCAGGTGAGCTTGGAGGACTACATTAACGACCGCCAGTATGACTCTCGTGGACGCTTCGgcgagctcctcctcctgctgcccACCCTACAGAGCATCACCTGGCAGATGGTTGAGCAACTGCAGTTCATCAAACTCTTTGGCCTAGCTAAGATTGACAACCTCCTGCAGGAGATGCTCCTAGGAG GTCTGACAACAGAACAGCCTCACTTGAATCACCATGGTCACCCCCAGCTGACCCAGGATCCAGTCACAGGGCAGACCCTGGTcatcagctctctctctggccctgGACAGCCACAACAAATAG CTTCTCCGGACACACCAATTCCATCTCCTCCACAGGGTCAGGGGCAGGACGTCTACAAGTCCCCATCGAGTCCCACACTGTTAATGCCAGCCCAGCCTGTCTCCGGCAGACCCTCTCCTGAGCCTCCTCTCTGA
- the hnf4g gene encoding hepatocyte nuclear factor 4-gamma isoform X3 — MPTESSIGQGDNGMSANCAICGDKATGKHYGASSCDGCKGFFRRSIRKSHVYSCRFNRQCVVDKDKRNQCRFCRLHKCFRAGMKKEAVQNERDRISSRRSMQDSHDLPPITVLAQAESLSQQIAVSSPTGSADVSEKKSASIGDVCESMKQQLLVLVEWAKYIPAFGELPLDDQVGLLRAHAGEHLLLGVAKRSMPYKDILLLGNGCVIHRNCPEVEICRVANRVLDELVSPFQDIQIDDNEYAALKAIVFFDPDAKSLRDPSKIKGMRYQVQVSLEDYINDRQYDSRGRFGELLLLLPTLQSITWQMVEQLQFIKLFGLAKIDNLLQEMLLGGLTTEQPHLNHHGHPQLTQDPVTGQTLVISSLSGPGQPQQIASPDTPIPSPPQGQGQDVYKSPSSPTLLMPAQPVSGRPSPEPPL, encoded by the exons ATGCCGACGGAGTCAAGCATCGGGCAGGGGGATAACGGCATGAGCGCCAACTGTGCCATCTGTGGGGACAAGGCCACAGGCAAGCACTATGGTGCATCCAGCTGTGATGGCTGCAAAGGCTTTTTTCGCCGAAGCATCAGGAAGAGCCATGTCTACTCCTGCAG GTTCAATCGGCAGTGTGTTGTCGACAAAGACAAGAGGAATCAGTGTCGCTTCTGCAGGCTTCACAAATGCTTCCGAGCAGGAATGAAGAAAGAAG ctGTGCAGAATGAGCGGGATCGTATCAGCTCAAGGAGAAGCATGCAAGACTCACATGACCTTCCACCTATCACTGTACTGGCACAGGCGGAATCACTGTCACAACAG ATCGCCGTCAGCAGTCCAACGGGCTCTGCCGATGTCTCAGAGAAGAAATCAGCTTCCATCGGGGACGTGTGTGAGTCTATGAAGCAACAGCTGCTCGTTCTGGTAGAGTGGGCTAAATACATCCCGGCCTTCGGCGAATTGCCTCTTGACGACCAG GTCGGTTTATTACGTGCGCACGCAGGGGAGCATCTTCTGCTTGGAGTGGCCAAGAGGTCAATGCCATACAAAGACATCCTGCTTCTCG GTAATGGCTGTGTTATTCACCGAAATTGCCCTGAGGTGGAGATCTGCCGAGTGGCTAACCGTGTCCTCGACGAATTAGTCTCACCTTTTCAAGACATCCAAATCGATGACAATGAATACGCAGCTTTGAAAgccattgttttctttgatcccg ATGCCAAAAGCCTGAGGGACCCATCAAAGATAAAGGGCATGAGATACCAGGTGCAGGTGAGCTTGGAGGACTACATTAACGACCGCCAGTATGACTCTCGTGGACGCTTCGgcgagctcctcctcctgctgcccACCCTACAGAGCATCACCTGGCAGATGGTTGAGCAACTGCAGTTCATCAAACTCTTTGGCCTAGCTAAGATTGACAACCTCCTGCAGGAGATGCTCCTAGGAG GTCTGACAACAGAACAGCCTCACTTGAATCACCATGGTCACCCCCAGCTGACCCAGGATCCAGTCACAGGGCAGACCCTGGTcatcagctctctctctggccctgGACAGCCACAACAAATAG CTTCTCCGGACACACCAATTCCATCTCCTCCACAGGGTCAGGGGCAGGACGTCTACAAGTCCCCATCGAGTCCCACACTGTTAATGCCAGCCCAGCCTGTCTCCGGCAGACCCTCTCCTGAGCCTCCTCTCTGA